The Tenrec ecaudatus isolate mTenEca1 chromosome 13, mTenEca1.hap1, whole genome shotgun sequence genome segment TGACCTCTTGGCCTTGaatgtaactggcccagcagaaccTTTCAGAAGCTACTGCCTTGATTATATCATTTTGGCGGCTCCATAATTAGACTAAGTCAAAAGCATTGCTGAAAGGACTTGTCCGTAGCCATCCACTGATGGCaaagacatatttaaacatgtacATTTTGAATAAATCTGTGAACATATGTACAGGAATTCTAATGGCAACACTTTTTGACTTATACCCATACATTATTAGTAATAATGATCATGATGATGTTGATGATGATTTTATGCAATTACCAAGTAACACCTGTTTTTTAATGAACTATGTGACATTATATAGTTTGAAATTTTAATATGATAGTCTTCATACATGTTGGTTCATAACTATGGGCTGTACATCAATTTGATGCTCCTAACTTACGGACAGCCTATAGTAAGTTTCTTTTGCATATTTCAAATTTTATAAAGCTTTTAAGGAACTCATctctttaataaaataaagttaaaatgttAGACCGAcataaatttaataatttatgTGAATTCAATAAAGCATATAATTGTAGAGTCAATAGTCATGAATTACAAATCTGGACCATTCTCTGGCTTTTCACAAGCATGAACATTGTTCAATTCATCTGATTCAACAAAGAATCTATCTAGTACAATTTTCTTTCCGTTGAAAGTGAATTTTAATTACATGCGAGTTAGGTTTTTCTCAATGAAAAGACTTGCttgcccccactccctcccttgaAGATCGAGTGTTTTCATTAGCACCCAAATTCTGAGACTCCATTTTTGAAATCCGATGTAGAAAAGATACCAAAAATTCATACAGAAATTTCAGCCACTAACTCCCAAATCCTATACATgcccatttcaaaacattctcaaaACTCCACGTCATTCGAGCCCTGATTCTGCTGTGCATATACAAAGACGTGGCTCCCTCTTTTACTGAAATAtgttttgtcacacacacacacacacacacacacacacacacacacacacacacacacacacacacaccctccagaaTTTTGATCATGGTCATGATATGGCTTTTGATATTCACAATGTAATTTGAGCGTAGGCCACGAAGAAAACGGAAAAGCTAGTCTGTAAAACTTTCTTATCTCTGAGAACAAGTAACTCTTACCAAAGGATTTCAAAACAGAGGAGTGTCTTCTAATTAGACCTCTCTGACAGATCTCGGAGAATTGTATTGCAAAGCCTCCGAGAAAGAGAGCGAAAGCTGCAATTTTCGTCACAAAAAGACAGGTGGCGTAAGCAggcaacacattaaaaaaaaagtgattaTTTTCTCTCAGGTTCTTTGAAAAAGCTCGCTCTGCTCCGGTTTGTGGGGTGTGTGGCTGAGCGGTGACGTCAGTGTGGCAGTGCGGAGTCAGGCGCCCGCTCCCTATAAGCCGAGGAGCTGTCCTGGTGCTGAAACGGCCCGAGCAGCTCCTCCGACTGACCAGGACGACCATGCTGGGAACCTTCTTGGCCATTTGAAAAAGACGTAAGACTGCCTTTCTCTTCCATTTACTGCAAAGTTCTAAATTTCGTGTTCTTTCCTTCATTTCTAGCCGAGAAGAAAAATATTGTCTGGCAAGCGTATATCGATAAAATAACTGAAGAGCAACCTGCTGCTCTTCAATGTGAGGGACATGATGCGTGTATGtaaggagggggcttcaaaagggtCCTGGAAACATTCTATGATTTTCTTATTcaattttcccaggaactttttgaagcaccttgtattaatatatatgtatagaaaATCATAGAATTAAATATGCACTTCTATATAATTAGGTCAATGATTTATACTACTTGCTGTTGGATATTTATTAACCagaatattattcagataatcatactggaaagagagcagaaaaGTTAAGAAATTTAGTGTCGATGTATATATTAATGTGATGTTGATCAAGCCTGGTGTTTTGATTCTTTCTTAAtttattgtttcttcctcttagCATGAGAAGCAAAGCAAGTGATTTGATTTAtatgtttaatatttttaacaGTAGGTTTCCTGTGAGTCCAAGCTGTTCAACATATTAGTTAAAGAGACAATACATTTTGGACGtagctttctttttcctttgaaaTTCACCTCGCCAAAGCTCAAAAATAACCAaccatgtaaatttattttttgaaGTGGTATGCTAAAATAATGTTTACAATATTATTCCATAATTTTCATCAAAGAAAGTAAGCTCAGAATTATTCTAAATGCATATTTTATTCCTGTTTTTGGTATGAAATACTATTATATTGGGGTAGACTTTGAATTTACCATGAATTATACAGGTGAAATTCTTCATAAGGGTATAACCATTACAATTATACTTTTTTTTGGCATGATTTGTTTTTTCGTTTCGACATAAACAGTTGTTATATTGGGAGTATACTTTGAAATGACCATGAATTACATTGGTGAGATTATCCATAATGTCATCATTATTGCTACTATCTCTTGATTAGAATAGATTGTTCAGTGTTTTGCTCAACATTTTGAAGGGGACaggcatttttctttttctatagCTCAACTAGTATTCTTAATCTAATTAGATTTATCCACATACACATGGCAGCGTTTCAGTTTGAATGTcaatagaaaacattttaaatgtttttaacatGAGCTAGCTAAGAAGAAACTGGGTTCTAATTATTAGGTCTGAGAAAATTACATTTGAAataaaaccctatgtagggtcatGGAGGTGTTGGAATCATTGTTACACTTAAAAGAGATGCTGTTTGGGAAATAATTTCTTTGCTTTTTACTCAAAGGAAACCACTGTGTTTTCCAAAAGGAACCTGAATAATGACCAAAGGTCAGCTCTTGTGAGGCTGTGGTTTTATCAACTGACATGAACACTCTACTCCAAATCTCCAGCAAAGCCCAACTGTAATATAATGATTTTAAAGGATGCATATAAGCCTTTTTGCTAAGACTACTGAGGGATAATGGTTTCAAAGGAAACACGTTCAAGgaggttttaaaattatttttcaaataccaACTGTTGAAAATAGGTTCTGAACAGTTAAAACAGTTCTGAAAGTAATATGAAAACTGTATAATGCATTTAATTTAAGCGAAAGGCTTTTATCAATAAAATTAGTTGTGATAAGTATTTACTTACAATAAATATATTAAGTGTTTTCTCAAATGATTCTAGAGTTGTCTTTTATTAATTAAGCAGTCTAATCAAATGGAGATAGCatctacaaatatatatatatatattttaaaagtttctataattTCAAGGCtctaaaaatggaaaatattgcTTAATAACCAATATGGTTTAGTGAACATGTTTTGCATAGCAGAAATTTATACCCATATAATGTACTTACCTCTTACAAACCATGATCTAGAAAAGATAGCATGAATAAACGTGCAACTCTCATTGCATTTTCAATAAAATTGTGTGTGAGAATTGCTTTGCAGACTCAGTAATGTCAAATGTCACAATGAAACATCTAATTCTCTTGCTAATTCATTTCATATGTGAGATTATAAAgcactggagaaaaaaatgaatgaagattTTCAAATAGGAAGAATTCAACACATTGTCTATTTATCTAAATTGGGAATTACATAGTAGTTATTTTAAGATTTCTTAAGTATGAGTCATTTTAGATTTAACAGATCCACACAAAAATAGACACAGACATGAGACAAGCTGAATATGAACACTCACGAACCCTGAAATAGACTAGAAAACCTATGTTCTCTCCGAAGCATATGCTATTATTTACTATATATTCTTGAGGGCTGATGAAAATTCTAACCACAATTGCATTTTGAAGACAGTCACAAGAAAATTATCAGAGGTAATAAGAGCACAGAGATTTAAAAACACAATTTAATGAGTTCTTTTAGCATGTTTACATGGAAGGGAAAAAATTACTGACTTTTCTCTCCTCACCGGACCTCAGAAGACCCCATGATCTGAAGGGCATGAAGGCGTAGACCTTCCAAAGCTGACAATTGGATCTGGTACCACAATGATCTGAGTACTTCtgaaaaatatatgtgagagggacTAGTCTTTAAAGATTTAATGGATGGACATGATATGTCACCGAATCATGCAGAATAATACCACTGTCATTGTGTTTCTACAACtaaattagatggacaattcagggaaaaaacatatataacaagaaaataatgtgtgtgcatacattaaaaaattaaaccaaCCAATTATTTAATAAGTGATTTCAATAGGAATGCTACACAAGAAATATCTTGGAATGTcatttaccttttaaaaaaattgaacagAAAAAATGTAATAAAAGTCAAACTACATGTTTTTCAAATGAAATAACATTTGAGAAACGTCATACCACtgattttgctgttggttttgtttgtcaaGAGAAAACTATCCAAGATGTATAACAATATTTGATATCGGGATAGAACATGTTTGCCAAAGATCTTGTGGTTAACTTGTAGAGGTTATGCAGAGACAGTAATGAATTTTAAGGAGAATTTTAATAAGTTTAACATGAATAATCACTTATGGTTTTTTTTGCCTCAACGGTACATAATTTTGCTAAttgtcttctcttctgcttcaTTTGTGTTGACTCATCTTTTCTGTACTTTAAGGAAATCTCTGAAACATGGCAGAAGTGAAGCACCCCCGGCCTGGAACAGTCCTGTCTCTCCTCTCTTTAATTTTCCTGATCTCCTGCGCCAAAGCAGCTTCCTTTCAGCGCAATCCACTGCTTCCGAAGGAAACAGATTTCAGATCAGAAAATGCCCCAAAGTACCCAAGTCCCGAAATGATCAGGGCTTTGGAGTACATCGAAAAACTCCGGCAACAAGCTCACAAAGAAGAAAGTAGTCCAGACTACAATCCCTACCAAGGTGTCTCGGTTCCCTTACAGCAGAAGGAAAGCAGTGATGAGAGCCACTTGCCAGATAGTTCAAGGGATTCCCTGAGCCAAGATGAGTGGATGGGGATCATACTGGACGCGCTGAGACAGGCTGAAGGCGAGGTTCTGTCTTCCCCAAAAGAAAGCAAGCCCTACTCGGCGAATTCAGAGAAGAGCTTTCCACCGGACATGACTGACGATTATGAGGCTCCACAGTGGCCAGAGAGGAAGCTTAAGCACATGTACTTCCCCCCCATGTATGAAGAAACTTCCAGGGACAATCCACTGAAGCGTACAAATGAAATCGTAGAGGAACAATACACTCCTCAAAGTCTTGCTACCCTGGAATCTGTCTTTCAAGAGCTGGGGAAGCTAACAGGCCCAAATAACCAGAGGCGTGAGAGGGCCGATGAGAGGCAAAAGCTTTACACGGATGATGAAGATGATATCTACAAGTCCAACAACATCGCCTATGAAGATGTGGTTGGTGGAGAAGACTGGAATCCAGTGGAGGAGAAAATAGAGAGTCAAACtcaggaagaagagagagacagCCACGAGAATATGGAAAAAAATGAGCAAGTCAATGATGAAATGAAGCGTTCGGGGCAGCCGGACCTCCAGGATGAAACTCTCCGGAAAGAGAGCAAAGACCAACTCTCAGAGGATGTCCCCAAAGTCATCGCCTACTTGAAAAGGTTGGCAAACGCCGCCCGAAGGGCAAGGTCACAGAATGGGCAAAACGGAGAAAGGGCAATCAGGCTATTCGAGAAACCACTTGATTCGCAGTCTATTTACCAGCTGATTGAAATCTCCAGGAATTTACAGATACCCCCGGAAGATTTAATTGACATGCTCAGATCTGGGGAGAAGCCAAGCGGAGCTGTGGAACCCGAGCAGGAGTTCGAGCTTCCTGCTGACCCGGAAGACATCCCAGAGGCTGACTTCGACCTCCCGGAGACATTCCCAAACAAGATCGTCTCCAAGAGTGGCTACCCCAAACCTCCTGGCCGTGGTGGGACAGAGGCCCTTCCAGAAGGCGTCACCGTGGAGGACATTTTAAATCTTTTAGGGATGGAGAGCGCTGCCAGTCAGAAGCCTCCATATGTTCTCAATCAATATTCCCGAGAGAAGATTCTGCCCAGGCTTCCCTACAGTCCTGAGAGGGCCAGAGCAAACCAGCTTCCCAAAGCTGCTTGGCTACCAGACGTTGACAATAGGCCAATGGGGTATGAAAACCTGAACGACAAGGATCAGGAATTAGGAGAGTACTTGGCCAGGATGCTCATGAAGTACCCCGAGCTCATGAATTCAAACCAGATGAAGCGGGTCCCCAGTCAGAGCTCAGCGGAAGACGGCCTCCCAGAAGAGGAGCAAGTTGAGCAGGGCATCAAAGAGCATTTGAATCCAGGAGGCTCTCAGGAGGCTGACAAAGTAGCCTTGGTAAGCAAAAGGTTCCCTGTGGGGGCCCCGAAGAAGGATGAGACCCCAAACCGGCAGTACTTGGATGAAGATCTGTTAATGAAAGTGCTGGATTACCTCAACCAAGAAAAAGCAGAAAAGGGGAGGGAGCATATTGGGAAGAGAGCGATGGAAAACATGTGAGCAGCTGGCATCCTCATTGCCCGGCATTCACTCCTCCCATTCCCAGCAACCCCCAACATATCTCTTTAGCGTGTTGACTTCTATCCTGTTTACATTGTAATATCTTTAACGGATGTCCAGGCAGATGGATCCAGACCACTGGGGAGTCTGCTTCACTTGCTCTGAGCTGTTCTCTTGTATATGGATATGTGTCGATGTTATGACTTCTGGATAAAAAATTAATCGTGTCCTGTATTCCCAGAAAGAAATCTATGGTAGTGTTTCATAGTGTACCTAATGGCCATGGCATTGCTGATGTTCACATATGATTAAGAGTGTCCGATAACTCTcaaaagtttttaatatttattgaattattttGTTACTGTCTGTAGTGTTTTGTGGAGTACTGCAGCAAAATCaataaatcaataaagcattctaAATATATAGTTTTATTTACCAGGCCTTTTCTATTGGGTCTTTTATTGTTGATGAATAAATGTTATTCTGGACCACTTCCGCCTCTTCATTCCGGACACCCAGAGGCAGTGGCGATGGTGCAAGCAGCAAGGCCCTAAAAGAGGAGAGTTATTACTTTCCCGGACAGTCCAGGTAAGAAGTCGTATGTTCTTAGAGCGACCGTGAGAGATGCCTGTCGAGTAGAGcatcatccagcaactcactgcgTCAAGCCTGGTGGCGCTTCCTGGGGTATGTTATTTATGGAACGTGCATTTTGGTGTCAGGTTTCTACACTTGGTCTTTGGAGCTGGAGTCTCTAAGTGGCACGCACCGTGATGGGCTTGGTTACCACTCAGCCAGAGGTGCCCTTGAAGGCAAGCTGCTCATCGTTCACCAAGGGTCCCAGCCTTGAAAACGGCATAGAGTGCTGTTCTACGCTACACTCCTGGGGCTGCCCTAAGTTGGAATAGACTTCCCAACAACTGAAAGCAAGTATAATCCCTTAATTTATATAGCAAAGATATTTAGTCTCCATAACTCGCAttcaaaaaaagaccaaaaaaaaaaaaaacaatagctgTGTCCTAGGGCCATCTGAAATGATTCCATACTTGAAAGCAAACTGCCTCTTTCCCAATCACCCTGGTCCCCAGAAGACAAGGCTGCTCTTACAATAGTGCTCTTTTATGAGCgacactccccccccaccccacttactGTTAAGCGATGGAATCGGTGCAGCCACAGTGGGAGCACACTAGGAACCCCCTCTAGTGCCCCAGTGCGAGAGAGCATCCTGGATGGGCTGAGCTGTTTGTCAGTGTTGCCATGGGCATCGTGTCAGGGTAAATGAAAGCAGCATTCTAACATGCCAACCCACAGATCAACAAGAACAGAACAGCAATCCAGAGAGAACATGCTCAGCAGCAAACAGTACCGTTAATGATGCTATTAACCAATGATACATCATCATTACGATGGTCTTGACCAGTGAGTCCTGGTGGTTTAAGGGTTATACATTaggctgttaaccccaaggtcagcagttcaaaaccaccagaaagaAGAGgagttctactcttataaagagttacagtctcagaaacttaccggggcagttcgaccctgtcctatagggctgctaggaGTCGGAGTTGCCTTGATGAGGTTTTGTTTTAGGGGGAAGGCATTCAGTACTCATGGTACATCATGCACTAAACTAAGCACGGCACGTACTTTACCTCATGATATTATTGTCAAGGCactctggtggctcagtggttaatgcGTGGCTGAAAGGCTGGCAGGTTGGATCATtccctctatgggagaaagatatggcaagctgcttccataaagattgtaaCCTGAAAACCCAGGGGTCTCTTCTCAGCAcagtatggttgctatgagtcagaaagaacCCAAGAGCGACTAGTTAACAGGTTTATGTTACTATcagagagatcctgggggtgggtATAATTTATAAGCAccacggaagaaagacctggttattTGCTTCCAAAATTCACAGCCATGCAAACTCTGTGGGGGCACAGTTAGTTCTACTTTGATAGATAGGAGGGCACCGTGAcctagaatcaactcaacagcaaccatCCCCTCTCCTTTTGGTGTATTACTGTCAGGAACTCTCTATAGCCCCTTTCAGGTGGGACAAAAGGAATCTCAGACTAAACAACTCTCCCAAGTCACACAGTGTTATGAGTTGCCCAAGCCTCATTTATAACCTAATCACTCTACCGCCTCCCTGGGAAGTGCCCTTTCACCGaaggggagagagatgggacttGGAATGcaccccagagagagagagagcaacaaACTGTATCTGAGTGTGTACTTTTGTGGGTGTGCATGTGTCAGAGTGCAGGGGAGAATCACTGAAATGTCAGAAGCCAGGGGGACGACATACAAATCTTGGGAAATACACTAAAGATACATTTTCTTACTTTAAACATTTGTGCAGATTGTTATGGCCAGATTTACAACTTTGTAGAATCCTAGAGTTTGAAGGCCAAAGCGGCCTGAGAGGTGGATGACCCCTCTGAAGTGTATCTAGCAGCTGGTTCTTACTTGAGGACTTTCAGGATAAGGAGTTATTACCTCAGAAGGGAGTACTCTGAGTTTCACATCTTGGTTTCCTGTTCTTAGTAGGTCCTCCTCCCAGGTTATCACAGTGAATTCTCCCTATACGCTTCTGGGGTTGATGCACCTTTGGAAGGGCAGGTACATTATCTGCCCACAGTCATACAAATGGTTTGTGGTGGAGTGAGACTTTCACCCCCAACCAGTTACAACCATCAGGTTATGtacctttccagatgggactgatGCATTAATAAACACGACTTCCAATGTGTGGAGAGGCCCAGAGACGAACTGGAGCTGCCTCAAGTGAGAAGGTGGAGGACATTTATTTAGCTGTAAGTCTTGGGTAGATATGCCATATTTTTCTGGTTTCCATAAACACTTCCCACCCATTCTACCTTCTTTTCAATTTTTTGTATCATATAGTAAGTCACTTGTAGGCCTCTAAGGCAACTGTGCAACTATTTCATGCTAGCCCCCAGGCAGAAATGAGACATATATGTTGTCAACTGATGAAAACTTGCTTTCACTGCGATCTTTAAATATTCTACTTGCGCACTgccttgagtcaatgccaactcatagcaaccttataggacaggagagacctgcccctgtgagtttctgagactgtcactctttgccagagtagaaaggcctgtctttctccctctgagcaactggtggtttcaaactgcagactttcCGGTTAGCAGGCCAAATTGTAACCACCACACCGCCAGTGCTCCTTAAACCTTCTCCTGGGAAgttagaaaatgaaagcaagtgaaCTAACTGAATACAGTTGACCTGGGGCGACAGCGACATTCAGATTGGCATGGGTGGAGCTGCTATTGCACCATGCTATTAAAGTCTTAGTTGGACTACACTCTGTGACTCTGTACAGGGTGAGAATCCAAACATCAACACTGGCAACTTGGGAGAGCTTTTAATGTGGAATAAATGTCACCGGAAGGCCCTCTTGGCCCCCCCAGGCATCAGTCGGTACATACCTTTGATTTTGTGCAAAAACAGTCCCAGCTACTGAGCCATCACACTAGTTATTTGTGACACCCCCTGCCCCGATTGCTTTCCCTTGTAAGTGTTTCAGTGCAATGCTTCCTGGCACAAGGAACAAAGCCCCGAGGATCTTTTCAGCCCGTGAATGAGAGCTGAGTTGGGATTAGGGCAGTGCTTCTCCTGCCCTGCACTGTCCTCCATCAGAAGTCAGGAGGCATCGTGAACCCTTCAGGCAGACTCTCTCTTCAGGCTCCCATGAGTTGGAACCGGCCGTGCATTTAGACTTTCTTCTTTCCAGGAGTCCATGTCACCATCAGAAGTTAAGTAGCAGCTCAACATTCTGTGTTCTCTTGGCAAGATTTTCATTagccttcctccttcccctcaaCACCCCACTCCGTCTGTCTTGGGGACATTAGGACAAATGTAACTTTGCCCTTTATACCACGATGTCCATTGTACCCCTCACGCCCCACACTCAGATTCCCTTGCATTTTTCATATAACCTTTCTTGATCTTAACTTTAGCTCTTTCCTATATTCTCTGATTTTTTTCACTATGATTTTTGATATTCAAGGTCAGTCATCAGTAAAACCGCCTATGAATTCACCCTTTTCTATGAATTTCTTCATCAACTGTTTGCTCTAATGGAAATGCACTTCTCCCCCCAGGTTTCTCCTTCCCTGCAGCCCTCATACcaatttgtggggtttttttttgatgACTCTGgtacattttctttctccattcCGCAAAATATTCAATGTTGACTCTCAGACCATCACTCCCAAGGTATCACTCACACTTAGGATAATTTACTGCTCTGAGTCCCATCCCTCATTCGTTAAAAGGCATTGTCACCTGTGCAACGCCAACTCTTTCCCACGCTCTTCCTGTGTTCAATCTCCATGAAGATGTTATTTCCAGTTCCCTTGACTCCTTCTTTCATCACATATTCACTTAGCTTCTATCTCTGCTAAACTTGCAATCTATTCTAAATCTGAGCATGACACTTTATAaaggagagcagaactgcccacagggtttccaggactgcaaaTCTGGACAGATGCAGACGGCTtcggctttctcccacagatcgcTTGCaaacttgaaccactgaccttatagtTGGCTTCCCAATGCTCAACGCACTGTGCGACTGAGTTGGAATGAATGtcagcatttttgttttttttgtatcCTAAATCTTACCTGCAAACATCTTATGCTAACAGCCACCTTTTCTTATTTCCAGCATACTTTCTCAAGTACCCCAGTTCCAATGGTCTCCCCACCAAAAACGGAATCCATGACTAAGACCATCTTTCCACTCTCTCATTTCCATGATTTCTCCCTGTCCGCCTTGCTAATGTCAGATTCCCCAGTTAAATATCAAACACCTTCTAATAAATGATCTCAGCACATCTTCCTCccatttgtttcattttctgaacAACTGTGAGTAAATCCAATGATCTGCTCATACTAGCCTTCTCTCTCACAACTGAACGTGACTCACACCATCTTGTCTGCTTTCACttcaaactcacactcactgACCTTAAAGGTCTCAGAACCTGGCCTTAAATTTCTAACATGCCGCATATCCATCAGATCTGCCATAAAATCCTGTTGACTCAACCTCACTACAGCCataatccatcttctaaccacgtGCACGGTTCAAATCTGCTTCAGACCACCATCAACGCTCAGTTGGGTTATTAGACAACCCGCATCCTGGtatttccctgcttcatgctctcCTTTCTCTATACTGTAAGCACAAAGGCAACACTCAACATTATTGGGATGGTCTACAAAGGCCTGCATTACCTAGCTCCCTGTTTCCTCGCTAAACTCATTTCTGAATATTCCCCAATTGTTCCCTTCTTTACAACTCCAGTGTCCAGTGGAGTTGTCGGCTAATATGCCAGCCACGCTCCTACCTCAAACCTTTTCACTTGCTCTTTCTTCCTTGGGGAGGGCTTTTCCCAAGATACCCGCATGATTCAGTCTCTCACCTTCAAATCTGTGTTCAAACATTGACTTCACAAGGAGGCCTGCCCTTGTCACTCCTCAAATTTTCTTTCACTTGTGTTCTTTTCACATCTGGTGCTTTATTTTCCCCTTCCCAGTCATTATTTCTCACATATGAAATTTAGAATCTTATTTATTTCCTGCTCCTCCCCTACTGGACGTAATCtccctgagaggaattattgtttgttttaatcacagCAGGTGTCTCCACGCACCTAGACTAGTAGCTGAAATATACCAAGTCTTCCTAGAAGAGTAACTGACAGAAGGAAttaaggggagaaggggaaacaGGAAGAAGGGAAATTGACTTTGCATCTGGATAAGCAAAATGAGgcacacccttgttgaatgaatgaagaaaCTTAATGgtcatcattttttttaatccccAAAAGG includes the following:
- the SCG2 gene encoding secretogranin-2 — protein: MAEVKHPRPGTVLSLLSLIFLISCAKAASFQRNPLLPKETDFRSENAPKYPSPEMIRALEYIEKLRQQAHKEESSPDYNPYQGVSVPLQQKESSDESHLPDSSRDSLSQDEWMGIILDALRQAEGEVLSSPKESKPYSANSEKSFPPDMTDDYEAPQWPERKLKHMYFPPMYEETSRDNPLKRTNEIVEEQYTPQSLATLESVFQELGKLTGPNNQRRERADERQKLYTDDEDDIYKSNNIAYEDVVGGEDWNPVEEKIESQTQEEERDSHENMEKNEQVNDEMKRSGQPDLQDETLRKESKDQLSEDVPKVIAYLKRLANAARRARSQNGQNGERAIRLFEKPLDSQSIYQLIEISRNLQIPPEDLIDMLRSGEKPSGAVEPEQEFELPADPEDIPEADFDLPETFPNKIVSKSGYPKPPGRGGTEALPEGVTVEDILNLLGMESAASQKPPYVLNQYSREKILPRLPYSPERARANQLPKAAWLPDVDNRPMGYENLNDKDQELGEYLARMLMKYPELMNSNQMKRVPSQSSAEDGLPEEEQVEQGIKEHLNPGGSQEADKVALVSKRFPVGAPKKDETPNRQYLDEDLLMKVLDYLNQEKAEKGREHIGKRAMENM